In the Scylla paramamosain isolate STU-SP2022 unplaced genomic scaffold, ASM3559412v1 Contig11, whole genome shotgun sequence genome, one interval contains:
- the LOC135097010 gene encoding uncharacterized protein LOC135097010 isoform X2: MLVNKELELYSPDLLSKPALLMVNKMDSPNAESRLQELLHNIKRMEDYVLCCSCGAKLTENSWDNFVNISIPLSEASQLVTILGHPHLMVQTLRNPADLAFDLVTVRRSGCSGVGEDI; the protein is encoded by the exons ATGCTGGTCAacaag gAGTTGGAGCTGTATTCGCCTGACCTGCTGAGTAAGCCAGCACTCCTTATGGTGAATAAGATGGACTCTCCCAATGCTGAGTCTCGCCTGCAGGAACTCCTTCACAACATTAAGAGGATGGAGG actatgtgttgtgttgctccTGTGGTGCCAAACTCACAGAGAACTCATGGGATAACTTTGTAAACATCTCCATTCCACTGTCTGAGGCATCCCAGCTGGTGACCATCCTGGGACACCCCCACCTCATGGTCCAGACCCTCAGGAACCCTGCTGACCTTGCTTTTGACTTGGTGACTGTCAGGAGGTCAGGCTGCtcaggagtgggagag gataTTTGA
- the LOC135097010 gene encoding putative uncharacterized protein DDB_G0281733 isoform X1, which produces MAQDGEDMVPLDPELLAVLEEEAASRYTEEDNQFTEHCKKSLPKPPILPADRFDRNRQCRGNFRHQDYRKEGGCRDQGEYRGHGNYRDRGNYRDHRREYSDHRQGRFVSDHRDHDDSRRDSEKRKYRSEKESDEYGRRNYQSSKYYNGWGGGHPVEFCESSGWYIYLSSGTSHKLPRH; this is translated from the exons ATGGCACAAGATGGGGAGGACATGGTGCCTCTCGACCCCGAGCTTCTGgctgtgctggaggaggaagcagccTCTCGCTATACTGAGGAGGATAACCAGTTTACAGAG CACTGCAAAAAGAGCCTGCCTAAGCCGCCAATACTCCCTGCTGACAGATTTGACCGCAACAGACAGTGCAGAGGCAACTTTAGGCATCAAGactacaggaaggaaggaggctgcAGGGATCAAGGGGAGTACAGAGGTCATGGGAATTATAGGGATCGTGGGAATTACAGGGATCACAGGAGGGAATATTCTGACCACAGGCAAGGGAGGTTTGTCAGTGACCACAGAGATCATGATGACAGCAGAAGGGATAGCGAGAAGAGGAAGTACAGGTCTGAGAAGGAGAGTGATGAGTATGGAAGAAGGAATTACCAGTCCAGCAAATACTACaatgggtggggggggggtcaTCCTGTTGAGTTTTGTGAATCCAGTGGCTggtatatttatctttcatcagGGACTTCACACAAGCTTCCACGCCATTAA